From Dehalococcoidales bacterium:
CATCAATCAGCCAGAAGAGGAGCATGCTGACGACGGTAAGCATCATACCGGAAGCTATGATGTACTTTTTCTGGAAATTATCCGCCATCCAGCCAAAGGGCAACTGCCCGCCGACGCTGGCCAGGGGAATGATCATCACCACCGTGCTGGCGGTCGCCTTGTCTACTCCCAGGCTGGATAGATAGGGCATGATGTGAGTCAGTACCCCCATAATGGCAGGGAACCGGAGCATGAAGGCGACCCCCATCTGCCAGAAAGCCCGCGTCTTCAGCGCTTCTCTGACACTCAGGCTGAAGTCATGGACGGCAGCGCCGCTGTCAGCTATTAAATCTTGCTGTTTCTGCCCATCCGGCAGGAGCCCGTAGTCTTCCGGCTGGCTGCGGAAGATAAAGGATATCGGGATGCCCAGGACGCATATCCCGATGGCCAGTATGACCAGCGCCTGCTGCCATCCGTAGCTGTCGATCATCCTGACCAGTACCGGCAGCAGCAGACCGCCGAGTCCGGTGCTCAGCGAGAGTATGGCAATCGCCTTACCGACATTTTTGCGGAACCACCGGACAACGGTGGTCGTGGGCACCACATGGCAGAGCCCCCCGCCGATGCCGATCAGGATAACGCTCAGGTAGAGCGTGCCCAGGCTGGTGATCTTGCTGAAGAAAAAATACCCGGCTCCTAAAATGATTACCCCGGTTAGCGCCGTAATTTTGGGCGACCAGCGGTCAACGCCCATCCCGATGAACGGGCTTAAAGTACCGGAAACCAGGCTGCGAAAAGAAGTGGCTAAAGCGATCTGGGCATAGCTCCAGCCGAAGGTATCAGCCACCGGCTGCACAAAGGCGGTGAACCCGTAGAAAGTTGTCCATTCGCTGTAAGCCGCCAGCAGCAGTCCCGCGAAGACGACATACCACCCGTAGAACAATAATAATCTCC
This genomic window contains:
- a CDS encoding MFS transporter, yielding MFYGWYVVFAGLLLAAYSEWTTFYGFTAFVQPVADTFGWSYAQIALATSFRSLVSGTLSPFIGMGVDRWSPKITALTGVIILGAGYFFFSKITSLGTLYLSVILIGIGGGLCHVVPTTTVVRWFRKNVGKAIAILSLSTGLGGLLLPVLVRMIDSYGWQQALVILAIGICVLGIPISFIFRSQPEDYGLLPDGQKQQDLIADSGAAVHDFSLSVREALKTRAFWQMGVAFMLRFPAIMGVLTHIMPYLSSLGVDKATASTVVMIIPLASVGGQLPFGWMADNFQKKYIIASGMMLTVVSMLLFWLIDGSSFWMMVLFAIIFGLGISGFFPLRAPLLRDYFGRGRFATISGLNQLFPMIGTFVGPPLAGWIFDSTGDYGSAWLILGATVVMGVILMLTMPSPSKSPAAPKEAGIETRPRFS